In the genome of Thermodesulfobacteriota bacterium, one region contains:
- a CDS encoding beta-ketoacyl synthase N-terminal-like domain-containing protein, producing MERRVVITAASAITPIGHTKEEILNNLIHGVSGVKELREDGLLSGFIHSKVFGTVDYPVEYDFKRKYRKTMGPVAYYACQVAKEVIEQAGFDRQLLSSGRLGVAFGSIHGSPTVQRDIYKNFFSGERSKFSAIGAVDYLKSMVHTTAVNITKMFEITGRVISSSTACTTSSQSIGYGYEMIKFGMQDAMICGGADEYDTTTVAVFDNLLACSTDFNDTPANTPRPFDARRDGLVVGEGAGALMLEEYEHAKSRGANILGEIIGFSSNNNGGDLILPNILGITETIRLCLENAKINPDEVDFISAHATATKMGDVIEAQAIHKIYKDIPFVTGLKSYMGHTMAPCGVIETVLTLYMMENGIIAPTLNLDEVDERCSMIRHVTRVIEEDVRIAAIQNFAFGGVNTGLIVKKFE from the coding sequence ATGGAAAGACGAGTTGTCATCACGGCGGCTTCCGCCATTACACCCATTGGTCATACCAAAGAAGAAATTCTTAACAACCTGATCCATGGCGTTTCAGGAGTGAAAGAACTGCGGGAAGATGGCCTTTTATCCGGTTTTATCCACTCTAAAGTTTTCGGAACAGTCGATTACCCCGTTGAGTATGATTTTAAAAGAAAATATCGGAAGACGATGGGGCCGGTCGCATATTATGCCTGCCAGGTGGCCAAGGAAGTGATTGAACAGGCCGGGTTTGACAGGCAATTGCTTTCTTCAGGCCGGCTTGGAGTCGCTTTTGGTTCAATTCACGGAAGCCCCACCGTTCAGAGAGACATATATAAAAACTTTTTCAGCGGTGAACGTTCAAAATTTTCAGCTATAGGTGCGGTCGATTACCTTAAGTCAATGGTTCATACCACGGCGGTTAATATCACCAAGATGTTTGAAATAACCGGCCGGGTGATTTCTTCCTCAACCGCATGCACCACCAGCAGTCAGTCAATCGGTTATGGATATGAAATGATTAAATTCGGTATGCAGGATGCCATGATTTGCGGCGGAGCCGATGAATATGATACCACCACTGTCGCTGTTTTTGATAACCTTCTGGCCTGTTCAACAGATTTTAATGATACTCCGGCCAATACGCCCCGCCCGTTTGATGCGAGGAGGGACGGTCTCGTGGTGGGAGAAGGAGCCGGGGCGTTAATGCTGGAAGAGTATGAGCATGCTAAAAGCAGGGGAGCCAACATATTGGGTGAGATCATCGGATTTTCATCCAACAATAATGGTGGGGACCTTATACTGCCGAACATTCTTGGAATAACTGAGACAATCAGGCTATGCCTTGAAAATGCAAAAATCAACCCGGACGAGGTTGACTTTATCAGCGCCCATGCCACCGCAACAAAAATGGGAGACGTAATTGAAGCCCAGGCGATTCATAAAATATATAAAGACATACCGTTTGTGACCGGGCTGAAAAGCTATATGGGGCATACCATGGCGCCGTGCGGTGTGATAGAAACGGTGTTAACCTTATACATGATGGAAAATGGTATTATCGCACCCACCTTAAATCTGGATGAAGTGGATGAAAGATGTTCCATGATCAGGCATGTGACGCGGGTGATTGAAGAAGATGTACGAATTGCCGCAATACAAAATTTTGCCTTTGGCGGTGTAAATACCGGTTTGATTGTTAAGAAATTTGAATAA